One stretch of Segatella copri DNA includes these proteins:
- a CDS encoding SusC/RagA family TonB-linked outer membrane protein — protein sequence MKQVKIKLPLRALTLASGLLLTVSSFAQSNAIKGHVKDASGEPIMGATITVNGKAVGITDMDGNFSVDAAPGANLTFTYLGMTPKTIKATSNMMITLVDDQKSLNEVVVIGYGRAKKNDLTGSVTAIKPDEMSKGITSSASDMLVGKIAGVDVQTGGGQPGTGAQIRIRGGASLSASNDPLYVIDGLAIDNNTNKGMSNVLAMINPNDIESFTVLKDASATAIYGSRASNGVIIITTKKGRSGQKPSVTYNGNVTLSTIQKKYDVMNASEYKQALTSLGIDTSTLGSYDTDWQNEIFRTSVSTNHNISIQGGLKNMPYRVSLGFEDNNGIVKTTWMKRFNTSVNVAPSFLDKHLNFNFTAKYMFEKDRYAKVGDAIGNALSMDPTQPVYGNGEDYKYVGGYFQYLQNKSDQISDPDWKKMAASQVTQNPVAVLDNYKCIAKSNDISGNLEVDYKIHGFEDLHLHAAIGAQYTDGKQNEDISKYSFSNNYFGYYGTDHQYKYSIEGKAFAEYAHKFGVHDIDIMAGAEQSHYHRTGYNYGSGIDEYLRDNNPQFVEADGKMNYIYSPTYQKNTMWKAHNSLVSYFGRFNYNLLDRYLLTATFRADGSSRFKKGKKWGYFPAAAFAWKINNEPFLKDAKWLDELKLRLGWGMTGQQNGIPDFYYTPVYTVSDTYAQYPFGDKYYITMRPSAYNPELTWEKTTTYNAGLDFTALNGRFGMNVDGYYRKTTDLLSTIAIAGGTNFGDQLLKNIGYLENYGVELAFDVKPIVTKDFIWDVTYNVGWNHNEITQLDAGLQDWVWTGDKVSRGNNTKIQVNKVGQPIKSFYVFQQVYDENGKPIEGLYVDRDGNGTIDDDDRYCYKSPAPDVIMGLTTKFIYKNWDFSAAFHASIGNYVYYDFLNEKAVLADLNKDNIFRNTTAEAVDLGFWGKTSKATNTSDYFVRNASYLKCTNMTLGYSFPALIKAGAEKICSGRIFFTVQNPFIISKYKGIDPEVSSGIDSNPYPRPISFQLGLNLNI from the coding sequence AACTTCTCAGTTGATGCAGCGCCAGGTGCTAATCTTACTTTCACTTATCTGGGAATGACTCCAAAAACAATCAAAGCAACATCTAACATGATGATTACCTTGGTTGACGACCAGAAGTCTTTGAACGAGGTCGTTGTCATTGGTTATGGTCGCGCTAAGAAGAACGACTTGACTGGTTCTGTTACAGCTATCAAGCCAGATGAGATGTCAAAGGGTATCACAAGCAGTGCCTCTGATATGTTGGTAGGTAAGATTGCCGGTGTAGATGTACAGACTGGTGGCGGTCAGCCTGGTACCGGTGCACAGATTCGTATCCGTGGTGGTGCTTCTCTGAGTGCTTCTAATGACCCTCTCTACGTAATCGATGGTTTGGCTATTGACAACAATACCAACAAGGGTATGAGTAACGTCTTAGCCATGATTAACCCTAACGATATCGAGAGCTTCACTGTATTGAAAGATGCTTCTGCTACAGCAATTTACGGTTCCCGTGCTTCTAATGGTGTCATCATCATTACAACCAAGAAGGGACGTTCTGGTCAGAAGCCTTCTGTTACTTATAATGGCAACGTAACACTGTCAACCATCCAGAAGAAATATGATGTGATGAATGCCAGCGAGTACAAGCAGGCTCTTACCTCTCTTGGTATCGACACAAGCACATTAGGCAGTTACGATACAGACTGGCAGAATGAGATTTTCCGCACCTCTGTTTCTACTAATCACAACATTAGTATTCAGGGTGGTCTGAAGAATATGCCTTATCGCGTCAGCTTAGGTTTCGAAGACAACAATGGTATTGTCAAGACAACATGGATGAAGCGTTTCAATACATCTGTCAATGTTGCTCCTTCTTTCCTCGATAAGCACTTGAACTTCAACTTCACAGCAAAGTATATGTTCGAGAAGGACCGCTATGCAAAAGTTGGTGATGCTATCGGTAATGCATTGTCAATGGATCCTACACAGCCTGTATATGGAAATGGTGAAGACTACAAATACGTTGGTGGATATTTCCAGTACTTGCAGAACAAGAGCGACCAGATTAGCGATCCTGATTGGAAGAAGATGGCTGCCTCTCAAGTTACACAGAACCCAGTTGCAGTTCTCGACAACTACAAGTGTATAGCAAAGTCTAATGATATTTCAGGAAACCTTGAGGTAGACTACAAGATTCATGGCTTCGAAGACTTGCATTTGCATGCTGCCATCGGTGCCCAGTATACAGATGGTAAGCAGAATGAAGACATTTCCAAGTATTCCTTCTCTAACAACTATTTTGGATATTATGGCACTGACCATCAATACAAATATAGCATCGAAGGAAAAGCTTTTGCTGAATATGCACACAAGTTCGGTGTTCATGATATCGACATCATGGCAGGTGCAGAGCAGAGCCACTACCACAGAACAGGCTATAACTACGGAAGTGGTATTGATGAGTACTTGAGAGACAACAATCCTCAGTTCGTTGAAGCAGATGGTAAAATGAACTATATATATAGTCCAACGTATCAGAAGAACACCATGTGGAAGGCTCACAACTCATTGGTGTCTTACTTCGGACGTTTTAATTACAACTTGTTAGATCGCTATTTGCTTACAGCAACATTCCGTGCCGATGGTTCTTCTCGTTTCAAAAAAGGCAAGAAGTGGGGTTACTTCCCTGCTGCAGCCTTTGCTTGGAAGATTAACAACGAACCTTTCTTGAAGGACGCAAAATGGCTTGATGAGTTGAAGCTCCGCTTGGGTTGGGGTATGACTGGTCAGCAGAATGGTATTCCAGACTTCTACTATACTCCTGTATATACAGTCAGCGATACTTATGCACAGTATCCATTTGGTGACAAATATTATATAACCATGCGTCCATCAGCATACAATCCTGAATTGACTTGGGAAAAGACAACAACCTACAATGCTGGTTTAGACTTCACCGCTCTCAATGGTCGTTTCGGTATGAATGTGGATGGTTACTATCGTAAGACTACCGACCTTCTGTCAACAATTGCCATCGCCGGTGGTACTAACTTTGGCGACCAGCTTCTGAAGAATATTGGTTATTTGGAAAACTATGGTGTTGAATTGGCATTCGATGTCAAGCCTATTGTTACAAAGGACTTCATATGGGATGTAACCTACAACGTAGGATGGAACCACAACGAAATCACACAATTGGATGCAGGTTTGCAAGACTGGGTATGGACTGGAGATAAAGTATCTCGAGGTAACAACACCAAGATTCAGGTAAACAAGGTAGGCCAGCCTATCAAATCATTCTATGTTTTCCAGCAGGTTTATGATGAAAACGGCAAACCTATCGAGGGTCTGTATGTTGACCGCGACGGAAATGGTACAATCGATGATGACGACCGCTATTGCTACAAGAGCCCAGCTCCTGACGTAATCATGGGTCTCACCACCAAGTTCATCTATAAGAACTGGGACTTCAGTGCAGCATTCCATGCCTCTATCGGCAACTATGTTTACTACGATTTCTTGAACGAGAAGGCAGTTTTAGCCGACCTCAATAAAGACAACATCTTCAGAAATACTACAGCAGAAGCTGTTGATCTTGGTTTCTGGGGTAAAACCTCAAAAGCAACCAACACCAGTGACTACTTCGTACGCAATGCTTCTTACTTGAAGTGTACAAACATGACATTGGGATATAGCTTCCCTGCATTGATTAAGGCTGGTGCTGAGAAGATTTGCAGTGGTCGAATTTTCTTCACAGTTCAGAACCCATTCATCATTTCCAAGTATAAGGGTATTGACCCTGAGGTAAGCAGTGGTATCGACAGTAATCCTTACCCACGTCCAATAAGCTTCCAGCTTGGTTTGAATCTTAACATCTAA
- the susD gene encoding starch-binding outer membrane lipoprotein SusD — MKKLFITTAMASMLCMGFVSCADELNIKSIDPQSSPTYTAEGLLAKQYATLGLTGQKGPAGSADLSGDEGESGFIRTVFNLQELMTDEILWAWQDNEGIAAITNMNWDKSNARVNWAYQRLIFDITLYNQFISEQTGKMSEDKIAEVRFLRALNYYYFLDLYRKAPFKETFDSNLPIEKSGKDLYEWLDNELTTIEPMMAEVGAYNNSENFGRADRGAAYALHARLALNSAVYTDGQVKDYQKAIDYCDKIINSGKYDLSREAKNGYSGYQQLFMGDNDCNPEAMKEIIFAVRQDGLKTRQYGGSTYLVAACTKAGMPSASTADPWKCIFAREDLVKKFFPDGKIPMATTDDVLPNATKDQIIAKDNEKGIGTDDVIAQAKDDRALLYMGVGGCESGKVRTLNPGDAITDPLNGAAIVKWSNFHADGTAQHDQNFSDTDIPLFRLAEIYLTRAEAKFRLNGSQEGLADIKLVQDRAHRGTEATSVDNQTLIDEWCREFYLEGRRRSDLVRFGLFSGSAYLWSFKGGVPNGAGIESHFDIYPIPGNETKNNPNMTQNPKY, encoded by the coding sequence ATGAAAAAACTATTTATAACGACTGCAATGGCAAGTATGTTGTGCATGGGCTTTGTCTCATGCGCAGACGAACTGAATATCAAGTCCATTGATCCACAGTCTTCCCCAACATATACTGCGGAGGGCCTCTTGGCTAAACAGTATGCAACCCTCGGTCTTACAGGTCAGAAAGGTCCTGCTGGTTCAGCAGACTTGAGTGGAGACGAGGGTGAGAGCGGATTTATCCGTACCGTCTTCAACTTGCAAGAATTAATGACAGACGAAATTTTGTGGGCATGGCAAGACAATGAAGGTATTGCCGCTATTACCAACATGAACTGGGATAAGAGTAATGCACGAGTAAACTGGGCATACCAGCGATTAATTTTCGACATCACCCTGTACAACCAGTTTATTTCCGAGCAGACAGGTAAGATGAGCGAAGATAAGATTGCAGAAGTCCGCTTCCTCCGTGCACTGAACTACTATTATTTCCTCGACCTGTATCGCAAGGCTCCTTTCAAGGAAACCTTCGACAGCAATCTCCCTATTGAGAAAAGCGGCAAGGATCTCTACGAGTGGCTTGACAACGAGTTGACTACCATCGAGCCTATGATGGCAGAGGTGGGTGCTTATAATAACAGTGAGAATTTCGGACGTGCCGACCGTGGTGCAGCTTATGCCCTCCATGCTCGTTTGGCACTTAACTCAGCTGTTTATACAGATGGTCAGGTTAAGGACTACCAGAAGGCTATCGATTATTGCGACAAGATTATCAATAGCGGCAAATATGACCTTTCTCGCGAAGCAAAGAATGGCTACAGCGGTTACCAGCAGTTGTTCATGGGCGACAATGATTGCAATCCAGAGGCTATGAAGGAAATCATCTTTGCTGTTCGTCAGGATGGTTTGAAGACTCGCCAGTATGGCGGTTCTACTTATCTCGTAGCAGCCTGCACAAAAGCTGGCATGCCATCAGCAAGTACCGCTGACCCTTGGAAATGTATCTTTGCACGCGAAGACTTGGTTAAGAAGTTCTTCCCTGACGGGAAAATTCCTATGGCAACTACAGATGATGTTTTACCTAATGCAACAAAGGATCAGATTATCGCAAAAGATAATGAGAAAGGCATCGGCACAGACGATGTTATAGCACAGGCAAAAGACGACCGAGCTTTGTTATACATGGGTGTAGGTGGCTGCGAAAGTGGAAAAGTTCGTACACTCAATCCAGGTGATGCTATCACAGACCCTCTGAACGGTGCGGCTATCGTAAAGTGGAGCAATTTCCACGCAGATGGTACAGCACAGCATGACCAGAACTTTTCAGACACCGACATCCCATTGTTCCGCCTGGCAGAAATCTATCTGACCCGAGCAGAAGCTAAGTTCCGTCTCAACGGCAGTCAGGAAGGTTTGGCTGACATCAAGTTAGTTCAGGACCGTGCTCACCGTGGGACAGAAGCTACATCAGTAGATAATCAGACCCTTATTGACGAATGGTGCCGTGAGTTCTATTTGGAAGGCCGCCGTCGTTCAGACTTGGTTCGTTTTGGCTTGTTCAGTGGTTCAGCGTATCTCTGGAGTTTCAAGGGTGGTGTACCTAATGGTGCAGGTATTGAATCGCATTTCGATATCTACCCTATCCCAGGTAATGAGACTAAGAACAACCCTAACATGACACAGAACCCAAAATACTAA
- a CDS encoding SusF/SusE family outer membrane protein gives MKKIFKFMLLPALVLPLLFTSCDDDRDSNPTLDLSHVADGFVLNTPAVAENNTYDLISAKSLRLTCSQPNYGGVPYSMRYYVQVSIDPAFVSDGTATHTELATFYRTADMQVNATEINNAIVALFQAANPDTSVPAEMPVYIRLRAVIGDATDTSLGETFSNTITLRSVKATYEAPDAKFTDNLYLIGSSIQDPWKSWKPIPKVFGLEGNYYGIIYLPAGGEFKWGTENNDDRGYNRIKEINDEANAGISEGEEHRIKVANAGWYTLHFKGKITEDKKNIDWTLTVYPTKVYILGGSVEMSGTWAFDDAYALTAPADKNGKWVSPAFTASAELRAAVKVGKLDWYRTEFTLYKGNVFWRRYDIVNSWAETEGADYSVTTQVGQKLYIDFDNYTAEVK, from the coding sequence ATGAAAAAGATATTCAAATTCATGCTGTTGCCAGCATTGGTACTCCCTTTGCTCTTTACATCATGCGATGATGACAGAGACAGCAACCCTACATTGGACTTGAGTCATGTTGCAGATGGATTTGTATTGAACACTCCTGCCGTAGCAGAAAACAATACTTACGATCTCATCAGTGCAAAAAGTTTAAGATTGACATGTTCTCAGCCAAACTATGGTGGAGTACCTTACTCTATGAGATATTACGTACAGGTATCTATCGATCCAGCATTCGTCAGCGATGGTACTGCAACTCACACAGAGTTAGCGACATTCTATAGAACTGCCGATATGCAAGTTAATGCAACTGAAATAAACAACGCTATAGTAGCTCTCTTCCAGGCTGCAAATCCAGATACAAGTGTTCCTGCAGAAATGCCTGTTTACATTCGCTTGCGTGCTGTGATTGGAGACGCTACTGATACAAGTTTGGGCGAGACATTCTCAAATACCATCACCTTGCGTTCTGTGAAGGCTACTTATGAGGCTCCTGATGCTAAATTCACTGACAACCTCTACTTGATTGGTAGTTCTATTCAGGATCCATGGAAGAGTTGGAAACCAATTCCTAAGGTCTTTGGTTTGGAAGGTAACTACTATGGTATAATCTACTTGCCAGCTGGTGGTGAGTTCAAGTGGGGTACCGAGAACAATGACGACCGCGGTTACAACCGTATCAAGGAAATCAACGATGAGGCCAACGCCGGTATCTCAGAAGGTGAAGAGCATAGAATCAAGGTAGCAAACGCAGGTTGGTACACTCTTCACTTCAAGGGTAAGATTACAGAAGACAAGAAGAATATTGACTGGACACTGACTGTTTACCCAACAAAGGTTTACATCTTAGGTGGTAGTGTCGAGATGTCTGGTACTTGGGCATTTGATGACGCTTATGCTCTGACAGCTCCAGCAGATAAGAATGGCAAATGGGTTTCTCCAGCATTCACTGCCAGCGCAGAGCTTCGCGCAGCTGTCAAGGTAGGCAAATTAGATTGGTATCGTACAGAGTTCACTCTTTACAAGGGCAACGTCTTCTGGCGTAGATATGATATCGTAAACAGCTGGGCTGAGACTGAGGGCGCAGATTACTCTGTAACTACCCAAGTTGGACAGAAGTTGTATATCGACTTTGATAATTACACAGCAGAAGTTAAATAA
- a CDS encoding Outer membrane protein SusF domain-containing protein — translation MKKTLLYSLAVLASVTLASCNGDYDDWANPQTNPQEASAAKYGITFAAGTEAESSLPDDDGIINLVTVNSSDADVTGFTLKDLKVNGEAIKGEINGNSIQVDATELEKILCSQNKSRASVARDINVESKVSANLASGDAVAINTVGTTTAKLKPSPTPAIDEKGYYMLGEVNGNGWKPKEPVWMNKVSDGVYQLKVTTEKDKNYFKFYEGSKWDETGNWDVINTGVLGCEKDGSEDASGTIYYTGDSWGTPQSMVIVGTGTWIVTLDMNNLSYSVGKPILYMAGDANGWATNDYLAGEDGVKFTGYMYLNQNGFKFCTQPEWKGTNYGADFNTAPDAANITITEPAGYYQVDVDLSEKTYTLTPITSIGIIGSASPNGWESDVDMTYVPYNKDTKEVNGYWEVKNITLSAGEIKFRANDDWAISWGGELDNLTTKNGGNITVEAGTYNIKLYAWAEGFAKCVMTKK, via the coding sequence ATGAAAAAAACATTATTATATAGCTTAGCAGTCTTGGCAAGTGTTACACTTGCCAGCTGCAACGGCGACTACGATGATTGGGCTAATCCTCAGACCAATCCACAGGAGGCCTCAGCTGCCAAATACGGAATTACTTTCGCAGCAGGTACTGAAGCTGAAAGTAGCTTGCCAGACGATGACGGTATTATCAATCTCGTCACAGTCAATTCATCAGATGCAGATGTTACAGGTTTCACACTCAAAGACTTGAAAGTAAATGGCGAAGCCATTAAAGGCGAAATCAACGGTAACAGCATTCAGGTAGACGCAACAGAATTGGAGAAGATTCTCTGCAGCCAGAACAAATCACGCGCAAGCGTTGCTCGTGACATCAACGTTGAGTCAAAGGTTTCTGCCAACTTGGCATCAGGTGATGCCGTTGCCATCAATACCGTAGGTACGACTACAGCCAAACTTAAGCCATCCCCAACTCCTGCTATTGATGAGAAAGGTTACTACATGCTCGGTGAAGTTAATGGCAATGGATGGAAGCCAAAAGAACCTGTATGGATGAACAAAGTGTCTGATGGTGTTTACCAGCTCAAGGTCACCACAGAGAAAGATAAGAACTATTTTAAGTTCTACGAAGGTAGCAAGTGGGATGAAACCGGCAACTGGGATGTTATCAACACAGGTGTCTTGGGTTGCGAGAAAGACGGTAGCGAAGATGCTTCTGGTACAATCTATTATACTGGCGACAGCTGGGGTACTCCACAGTCAATGGTTATCGTAGGTACTGGTACATGGATTGTAACTCTCGACATGAACAACCTGTCTTACTCTGTAGGCAAGCCTATCCTCTATATGGCAGGCGATGCTAATGGCTGGGCAACAAATGACTATCTCGCAGGTGAAGATGGTGTAAAATTCACTGGTTACATGTACCTGAACCAGAATGGTTTCAAGTTCTGTACTCAGCCAGAGTGGAAGGGCACCAACTATGGCGCAGACTTCAATACAGCTCCAGATGCAGCCAACATCACTATTACAGAACCTGCAGGTTACTATCAGGTAGATGTTGACTTATCTGAGAAAACTTACACTCTGACTCCTATTACATCTATTGGAATCATTGGTAGCGCATCACCTAATGGTTGGGAGTCAGACGTAGATATGACTTACGTTCCTTACAATAAAGATACCAAGGAAGTTAATGGCTACTGGGAAGTTAAGAACATCACATTGAGTGCTGGTGAAATCAAGTTCCGCGCCAACGACGATTGGGCCATCAGTTGGGGTGGAGAGTTAGATAACCTCACAACAAAGAATGGTGGAAACATCACTGTAGAAGCAGGTACTTACAACATCAAGCTTTATGCTTGGGCTGAAGGCTTTGCTAAATGTGTGATGACAAAGAAGTAA
- a CDS encoding Rpn family recombination-promoting nuclease/putative transposase: MARFIDPRVDWAFKRIFGSEDTKECLITFLNGLFEDELVIKDVTFAKTEKLGLRPDDRGVVFDVYCITNEGKHVIVEMQKKEQEYFADRALYYTARAIVQQGIRGIWDYHLAPVYTVCFMDFVSQSPILKEFRTDLVLTDLQTRQRVSDRMRIVYLQLPLFDKHTEAECMDIFDCWIYIVKNMNMFEQMPFSEKYPVFRKLAEIGDLRKLSREELELYDEDIKNMRDIYATRKFDEKRGMEKGMAKGMTKGMEKEKLATARRLLSMGLSDEQVSTATELPLEEIQKMKE; the protein is encoded by the coding sequence ATGGCAAGATTTATAGACCCACGTGTCGATTGGGCTTTCAAGCGAATCTTTGGAAGCGAGGACACGAAAGAATGTCTGATCACATTCCTCAACGGACTGTTTGAAGACGAGTTGGTAATCAAGGACGTGACGTTTGCCAAGACCGAAAAACTTGGCTTGCGCCCCGATGACCGCGGTGTGGTCTTCGATGTCTATTGCATCACAAACGAAGGCAAGCATGTCATCGTAGAGATGCAGAAGAAAGAGCAGGAATACTTTGCCGACAGGGCATTGTATTACACGGCACGTGCCATTGTGCAGCAAGGCATCCGTGGAATCTGGGACTACCACTTGGCTCCAGTCTATACGGTATGTTTCATGGACTTTGTATCGCAAAGTCCGATATTAAAGGAGTTTCGCACCGATCTGGTGCTTACCGACTTGCAGACACGCCAGCGAGTGTCCGACAGGATGCGTATTGTGTACCTCCAACTGCCATTGTTCGACAAGCATACGGAGGCAGAGTGTATGGATATATTTGATTGTTGGATTTATATAGTGAAGAATATGAACATGTTTGAACAGATGCCATTCAGCGAGAAGTATCCAGTCTTCCGCAAATTGGCAGAGATAGGCGACCTCCGCAAGCTTTCCCGCGAGGAACTAGAGCTGTATGACGAGGACATCAAGAATATGCGTGATATATATGCCACCAGAAAGTTTGATGAGAAGAGAGGGATGGAAAAAGGTATGGCGAAAGGTATGACGAAAGGTATGGAAAAAGAAAAGCTAGCCACAGCTCGCCGCCTTCTGTCAATGGGCCTTTCTGATGAGCAAGTATCAACAGCCACCGAACTCCCACTGGAGGAAATCCAGAAAATGAAGGAATAA
- a CDS encoding PDDEXK nuclease domain-containing protein yields MEQEHKQGELSIGNFQKYPVLLKQIKQRISFAQQKAMYAANEELLRMNWDIGEMLTKSQETDGWGKKTLQRLAVDLKNEYPERKGFSVRNMQCMMQFYQEYNKELTWVKMHNYAIAQPSVAQLEGSNKELPIKHLSWTHNIILIQRVKDIKARYWYMIQCITSHWSKEYLTETIKLDYYGKHGALANNFATTLPAKEAQEVQSLLKDPYIFDMLTFTEQYDERDIEIGLIKHIEKFLVEMGAGFAFMGRQYHIEVSGDDYYIDMLMYNTFMHRYMVIELKATEFMPEYIGKLNFYCSAIDDTLCREGDNKTIGLLLCKTKDRIKAEYALRDIQKPIGVSDYELGQALPKDFRSNLPSIEEIEKGLNEWNQE; encoded by the coding sequence ATGGAACAAGAGCATAAGCAAGGAGAATTGAGCATAGGTAACTTTCAAAAGTATCCTGTATTGCTGAAGCAGATAAAGCAACGCATTTCTTTTGCCCAACAGAAAGCCATGTACGCAGCCAACGAGGAGCTGCTACGCATGAATTGGGACATCGGTGAAATGCTTACCAAAAGCCAAGAGACTGATGGTTGGGGCAAGAAGACTCTACAGCGCCTAGCTGTAGATCTTAAGAATGAGTATCCTGAAAGGAAAGGATTCTCCGTAAGAAACATGCAGTGCATGATGCAGTTTTACCAGGAGTATAACAAGGAGCTAACTTGGGTAAAAATGCATAATTATGCAATTGCGCAACCATCGGTTGCGCAATTGGAAGGTAGTAATAAAGAACTACCTATCAAGCATTTATCTTGGACTCACAACATCATCCTTATCCAACGAGTAAAAGATATAAAAGCTCGATATTGGTATATGATACAATGCATAACTAGTCATTGGTCTAAAGAATACTTGACAGAAACCATCAAGCTGGACTATTATGGCAAGCATGGAGCATTGGCTAATAACTTTGCCACAACCCTCCCTGCAAAGGAAGCCCAAGAAGTACAGTCTTTACTAAAAGACCCTTACATCTTCGACATGCTTACCTTTACTGAGCAATATGATGAGCGAGACATAGAAATCGGTCTTATCAAGCACATAGAGAAATTCCTCGTAGAAATGGGGGCAGGCTTTGCTTTTATGGGAAGACAATATCACATTGAGGTCTCAGGCGATGACTATTATATCGACATGCTGATGTATAATACATTCATGCATAGATATATGGTGATAGAACTGAAAGCTACTGAGTTTATGCCAGAATATATCGGCAAACTAAACTTCTATTGCTCTGCCATAGATGACACGCTTTGCAGAGAAGGCGACAACAAGACTATCGGCCTGCTTCTCTGCAAGACCAAAGACAGAATAAAAGCAGAATATGCACTTCGTGATATACAGAAGCCAATTGGTGTATCCGACTATGAATTAGGTCAAGCTCTGCCGAAAGATTTTCGCAGCAACCTTCCTTCCATTGAAGAAATCGAAAAGGGACTCAACGAATGGAATCAAGAATAA